From a region of the Sesamum indicum cultivar Zhongzhi No. 13 linkage group LG3, S_indicum_v1.0, whole genome shotgun sequence genome:
- the LOC105158067 gene encoding phosphoethanolamine N-methyltransferase 1, whose product MAANQEQEREVQKSYWMEHSVDLTLEAMMLDSNACDLDKEERPEVLSLLPPYEGKSVLELGAGIGRFTGELAKKAGELVALDFIESVIKKNETINGHNKNVKFMCADVTSPDLNFPEGSLDLIFSNWLLMYLSDKEVEDLAQRMVKWLKVGGYIFFRESCFHQSGDHKRKSNPTHYREPRYYTKVFKECHSYDKAGNSFELSLMSCKCIGAYVKNKKNQNQICWIWRKIGSDDDRGFQKFLDNVQYKSSGILRYERVFGQGFVSTGGIDTTREFVAKLDLQPGQKVLDVGCGIGGGDFYMAEKYDVHVVGIDLSVNMISFALERAIGLKCAVEFEVADCTKKEYPDGTFDVIYSRDTILHIQDKPALFRSFYKWLKPGGKVLISDYCRNDGTPSTEFAEYIKQRGYDLHDVKAYGQMLRDAGFDEVIAEDRTDQFIKVLEKELNAVEKEKEAFIQDFSEEDYSDIVGGWKAKLVRSSSGEQRWGLFIAKKK is encoded by the exons ATGGCTGCCAATCAAG AGCAAGAGCGTGAGGTTCAAAAGAGTTACTGGATGGAGCATTCCGTTGACCTTACTCTGGAGGCTATGATGCTTGATTCCAACGCATGCGATCTTGACAAAGAAGAAAGGCCTGAG GTGCTCTCTCTGCTTCCACCATATGAAGGAAAGTCAGTTCTAGAGCTTGGAGCAGGTATTGGCCGTTTCACTGGTGAATTAGCCAAAAAGGCAGGCGAACTTGTGGCTTTGGACTTTATTGAAAGTGTAATAAAGAAG AATGAGACTATCAACGGACATAATAAGAATGTCAAGTTTATGTGCGCTGATGTCACATCCCCGGATTTGAACTTTCCAGAAGGATCTTTGgacttaatattttcaaactgGCTGTTGATGTACCTTTCAGACAAGGAG GTTGAGGACCTTGCCCAGAGAATGGTCAAATGGTTAAAAGTTGGTGGCTACATATTTTTCAGAGAATCATGTTTTCATCAGTCTGGAGACCACAAGCGAAAGAGTAACCCAACTCATTACCGTGAACCAAGATACTATACCAAG GTGTTTAAAGAATGTCATTCCTACGATAAAGCTGGAAATTCATTTGAACTTTCTCTTATGAGTTGCAAATGTATCGGAGCTTACgtaaaaaacaagaagaatcAGAATCAG ATTTGCTGGATCTGGCGAAAGATTGGCTCAGATGATGACAGAGGATTTCAGAAGTTCTTGGATAATGTCCAGTATAAAAGTAGTGGCATATTGCGCTATGAGCGTGTCTTTGGACAGGGGTTCGTGAGCACAGGAGGGATAG ATACAACCAGAGAATTTGTAGCTAAACTGGATCTCCAGCCTGGACAGAAAGTCCTAGATGTTGGGTGTGGCATTGGAGGCGGTGATTTCTACATGGCTGAGAAGTATGATGTTCATGTCGTTGGCATTGATCTCTCCGTCAATATGATATCTTTTGCTCTTGAACGTGCAATTGGTCTCAAGTGTGCTGTTGAATTTGAGGTTGCTGACTGTACCAAGAAAGAATATCCTGATGGCACATTCGATGTGATTTATAGTCGTGACACCATTCTTCATATTCAA GACAAACCTGCACTGTTTAGATCATTCTACAAGTGGCTGAAGCCAGGAGGCAAAGTCCTTATAAGTGACTACTGCAGAAATGATGGAACTCCATCTACTGAATTTGCTGAGTACATTAAGCAAAGGGGATATGATTTACATGATGTCAAGGCTTACGGCCAG ATGCTTCGTGATGCTGGTTTTGATGAGGTCATTGCTGAAGATCGAACTGATCAG TTCATAAAAGTTCTTGAGAAGGAATTAAATGCAGtggagaaggagaaggaggCATTCATACAGGACTTCTCTGAA GAGGACTACAGTGACATAGTTGGAGGTTGGAAGGCCAAACTTGTGAGGAGTTCATCGGGCGAGCAGAGATGGGGTCTGTTCATTGCCAAGAAAAAGTGA